A single region of the Silene latifolia isolate original U9 population chromosome 8, ASM4854445v1, whole genome shotgun sequence genome encodes:
- the LOC141595703 gene encoding zinc finger BED domain-containing protein DAYSLEEPER-like yields the protein MWNSMQFMLSTCIEYKEPLTAFWNRAFPDNLLLEDDWNNIEMYVDFLCTFMDATNSFCNVYEPTSLNFLGNVIHIAQLFNKYRGLDTYLGFISAMESKWLEYWTDIPYVYVFTIILDPRWKFEGAIFLVNIYKQLMCLNFDVEAYKDEIRTAFLTVFNHYESLFGNITRHSSHLNTASSSGGAFRGTTVSALKALISQLRPNIGQSAKASDFVEYHMYINYDYMRAYTDDEANVLDLLGWWRHQSKTLPVMSAMAKDFLSIQVSSVASERAFSTAKRVLDDKRTSMRSDTLRMCMCYKDWMDVSDRKQGGVDPKSANDTNESSTESNP from the coding sequence ATGTGGAATTCTATGCAATTTATGTTGTCGACTTGTATTGAATATAAAGAGCCTCTTACTGCTTTTTGGAACCGGGCGTTTCCTGATAATCTTTTACTTGAAGATGATTGGAACAATATTGAAATGTATGTTGATTTTTTATGTACTTTTATGGATGCAACTAACTCTTTCTGCAATGTATATGAACCTACTTCTCTTAATTTTCTTGGTAATGTTATTCATATTGCCCAACTTTTTAACAAATATCGTGGACTAGATACCTATCTTGGATTTATTTCCGCAATGGAGTCCAAGTGGCTCGAGTATTGGACCGACATTCCTTATGTCTacgttttcactattattttagATCCTAGATGGAAATTTGAAGGTGCTATATTCTTAGTTAATATTTATAAACAATTAATGTGTTTAAATTTCGATGTAGAAGCGTATAAAGATGAAATTAGAACTGCTTTTTTGACTGTATTTAACCATTATGAGTCTCTTTTCGGTAATATAACTCGTCATTCTTCCCATTTAAATACAGCTAGCAGTAGTGGTGGTGCTTTTCGAGGAACGACCGTTAGCGCTCTTAAGGCTCTAATTAGTCAATTACGACCTAATATAGGACAATCCGCAAAAGCATCTGACTTCGTCGAGTATCATATGTACATTAATTACGATTATATGCGGGCATATACAGATGATGAGGCAAATGTGCTGGATCTTTTGGGTTGGTGGCGACATCAAAGTAAGACTCTTCCCGTGATGTCCGCAATGGCGAAAGACTTCTTAAGCATCCAAGTGTCGTCTGTTGCATCTGAACGTGCTTTCAGTACTGCCAAAAGGGTTTTGGATGACAAACGAACTAGTATGAGATCTGACACCCTCCGAATGTGTATGTGTTATAAGGATTGGATGGATGTCTCGGATAGAAAGCAAGGCGGGGTAGATCCAAAAAGCGCCAATGACACTAACGAATCAAGCACCGAATCAAACCCATAA
- the LOC141595839 gene encoding branched-chain-amino-acid aminotransferase 2, chloroplastic-like — MPSHSFDSRLTCNGNGHMDPEIDWENVGFGMTPTDYMYVMKCSDDDEFDKGQFLPYGNIELSPAAGVLNYGQGLFEGMKAMRREDGKIVLFRPHENALRMKIGAERMCMPSPSADLFVDAVKKTVLANKRWIPPTGKGTLYIRPLLLGTGPILGLSPAPEYTFIIYASPVGNYFKEGSAPLNLYVEEEFHRAFRGGAGGVKSITNYAPALKPLTMAKSRGFSDVLYLDSVHKKYVEEVSSCNIFIVKDNVISTPPTKGSILPGITRKSIIEIARDQGYQVEERLIEVEELLEADEVFCTGTAVVVNPVGSITYQDKRVEYQIDENGVYKKMFSTYMAIQNGHIEDKNEWIVEIN; from the exons ATGCCTTCACATTCTTTTGATTCTAG GCTTACATGTAACGGAAATGGGCACATGGACCCGGAAATCGATTGGGAAAATGTCGGATTTGGTATGACTCCTACAGATTACATGTACGTGATGAAATGCTCAGATGACGACGAATTTGATAAGGGACAATTTTTACCCTATGGTAATATTGAGTTGAGCCCTGCTGCCGGAGTCTTGAATTATGGCCAA GGCCTATTTGAAGGAATGAAGGCAATGAGGCGAGAAGACGGAAAAATAGTTTTGTTTCGACCACATGAAAATGCATTGCGCATGAAAATAGGTGCCGAAAGAATGTGTATGCCTTCTCCGTCTGCAGATCTCTTTGTTGATGCTGTCAAGAAGACCGTTCTCGCTAACAAGCGTTGG ATTCCTCCGACAGGGAAGGGTACCCTATACATTAGACCCTTGCTTTTAGGAACCGGACCGATATTGGGGTTATCTCCGGCTCCAGAGTACACATTCATCATCTATGCTTCTCCTGTTGGCAATTATTTCAAA GAGGGAAGTGCCCCCTTAAACTTGTACGTCGAGGAGGAATTCCATCGAGCTTTTCGTGGTGGAGCTGGTGGTGTCAAATCGATCACTAACTATGCACCG GCTTTGAAACCATTAACAATGGCGAAGAGCAGAGGATTTTCCGATGTGCTGTATCTCGATTCAGTACACAAAAAATATGTTGAAGAAGTCTCTTCTTGCAATATATTTATCGTCAAG GACAATGTAATCTCAACACCTCCAACAAAAGGCTCTATTCTCCCAGGGATCACTAGAAAAAGCATCATTGAAATCGCGCGTGATCAAGGTTATCAG GTCGAGGAACGACTAATTGAAGTGGAGGAATTGCTGGAAGCTGATGAAGTTTTCTGTACAGGAACTGCAGTGGTAGTAAACCCAGTTGGTAGCATAACATACCAAGACAAAAG GGTTGAATACCAAATAGATGAAAATGGTGTGTACAAAAAGATGTTCTCAACTTATATGGCAATTCAAAATGGCCACATTGAAGACAAGAATGAATGGATTgttgaaattaattaa
- the LOC141597249 gene encoding inositol oxygenase 4-like produces the protein MTVIVDEPVFETQVAGNPGIKDISLENNEMVLDAGFKMPVSKELTSANEFSAPEINAFGKTFRDYNAEAERQKTVEEFYKKNHINQTVDFVKKMREEYMKLNKVEMGIWECCELLNTVVDESDPDLDEPQIQHLLQTAEAIRKDYPNEDWLHLTALIHDLGKVLVHPNFGGLSQWAVVGDIFPVGCAFDESIVHHKYFKENPDFNNSAYNTKCGIYSEGCGLDNVLISWGHDDYMYLVAKENGTTLPPAALFIVRFHSFYALHTAGAYKHLMNDEDKENMNWLHIFNKYDLYSKSKVQVDVEKVKPYYLSLINKYFPSKLRW, from the exons ATGACTGTCATCGTTGACGAGCCTGTTTTCG AAACCCAAGTTGCTGGAAACCCTGGAATCAAAGACATTTCCTTAGAAAACAATGAAATGGTGTTGGATGCTGGATTTAAGATGCCTGTATCAAAGGAATTGACCTCAGCAAATGAGTTTTCAGCACCTGAAATCAATGCTTTCGGCAAAACATTTAG AGATTACAATGCAGAGGCGGAAAGGCAAAAAACTGTTGAGGAATTTTACAAGAAGAATCACATCAATCAAACCGTTGACTTT GTAAAGAAGATGAGGGAGGAATACATGAAATTGAATAAGGTAGAAATGGGTATTTGGGAATGTTGTGAACTTTTGAATACAGTGGTAGATGAGAGTGATCCTGATTTAGATGAACCTCAAATTCAACATTTGCTTCAAACTGCTGAGGCCATTAGGAAAGATTATCCTAATGAAGATTGGCTTCACTTAACTGCTCTCATTCATG ATCTTGGGAAGGTTCTTGTCCATCCAAATTTTGGTGGGCTGTCCCAATGGGCCGTAGTTGGCGACATATTCCCAGTTGGGTGTGCATTTGATGAGTCCATTGTTCATCACAAG TATTTCAAGGAAAATCCAGATTTCAACAACTCTGCTTATAATACCAAGTGTGGAATTTACTCGGAAGGATGTGGTTTAGATAATGTCTTAATTTCTTGGGGACACGATGACTACATGTACTTG GTTGCCAAAGAAAATGGCACCACTCTTCCTCCTGCTGCCCTTTTCATTGTCCGATTTCACTCTTTTTACG CTTTGCATACTGCTGGAGCTTACAAGCACTTAATGAATGATGAAGACAAGGAGAACATGAATTGGCTTCATATTTTCAA CAAATATGATCTCTATAGCAAGAGCAAAGTTCAAGTTGACGTGGAGAAAGTAAAACCATATTATCTTTCACTCATCAACAAG TATTTTCCATCAAAGCTAAGATGGTGA